TCTCGACCAGACCGCCCTCGACCGGCCTGATCTGGATAGGCAGGTGCTCGACTTTCTGCAACGCGCCTTCGAGGTGGTGCGGGAGGGCGACGCACCGGAGCTGCGGCGCATGCTCGCGCAGGGCCTGCCGCCCAACGTTCGCAACCAGAAGGGCGACAGCCTCTTGATCCTGGCGAGCTATCACGGCCACCTGGAGGCGACCCGCGCGCTGCTGGAGGCCGGCGCCGACCCGGGAACCGTCAACGACCAGGGCCAGACCGCATTGCAGGGCGCGGCCTTTAAAGGCCATGCCGAGATGATCCGGTTGCTGCTCGGGGGGGGCGCCGACCCCGAGGGACGCGGCGCGGGCGGGCGCACGGCCCTGATGTTCGCGGCGATGTTCGACCGGGTCGAGATCATGGGGTTGCTGCTCGGGGGCGGCGCCAACCCCGAGGCCCGCGACGACGCGGGGGTCAGCGCCCTCGACGTGGCGCGCACGATGGGTGCCCAGCACGCCGCAGCCTGGCTCACCGAGTACCTCGGGAGGAACAAACCCGGCCCGGCAGGCACCTGAGCCGCGCAGGCTAGAATCCGGGACAAGTTCCATTCTCCCAGCATTGCCCGAAGCGGCCCCGCGCGTGGGCCGGCGCGTCCGGAGGTGTCCCAGCTTTGTTCCAGCCCGAGAAGGAAGCCCTGCCGATCCCCGACCTCCGTGCCCAGCAGCTCCGCTCCTTACAGGAGATGGTCGCGCGCCAGGCGGCTCACGTTCCTTTCTACCAGCGCCAGTTCGCGGCGGCGGGGCTGAGCCCAGACGACCTGCGTACCCTGGTTGACCTGCGCGCCTTTCCGTTTACCCGCAAGACCGACCTGCGCGACAACTACCCGCTCGGCCTGAGCGCGGTGCCCCGGCACGAGCTGCGGCGCATCCACGCGAGCAGCGGCACGACCGGCAAACCGACCGTGGTCGCCTACGACCGCAATGACCTCGACGTGTTTTCCGAAGTGGTGGCCCGCTCCCTGTACGCGGGCGGCGCGCGGCCCGGCATGACGTTTCACAACGCCTATGGCTACGGTCTG
Above is a window of Deinococcus reticulitermitis DNA encoding:
- a CDS encoding ankyrin repeat domain-containing protein, with translation MTPPSDLDSSHAAPANLDQTALDRPDLDRQVLDFLQRAFEVVREGDAPELRRMLAQGLPPNVRNQKGDSLLILASYHGHLEATRALLEAGADPGTVNDQGQTALQGAAFKGHAEMIRLLLGGGADPEGRGAGGRTALMFAAMFDRVEIMGLLLGGGANPEARDDAGVSALDVARTMGAQHAAAWLTEYLGRNKPGPAGT